One genomic region from Armatimonadota bacterium encodes:
- the hypD gene encoding hydrogenase formation protein HypD: MRYVDEFRDFTLARTIVENINRIAARPLTLMEVCGTHTMAIARFGIRNLLPPNIRLISGPGCPVCVTPQAIIDCFIELGRAPNVILATFGDMIKVPGSRTTLEAERARGIDVRVVYSPLDSVIIARENPEKQVVFFGVGFETTIPAVALAVLEARELRLNNFSILSAHKLIPPAMMALACDPEVAIDGFICPGHVSAIIGSAAYEPITSKYGIPCVISGFEPLDILQSIFILTRQIIEGQAKVEVQYSRVVTREGNPAAIKCLRQVFEPDDSEWRGLGIITGSGLRLRHEFAEFDASRFVNNQILRPIENKACECGSILKGLKTPSKCQAFGNKCTPEHPLGPCMVSTEGACSAEYRYATR, from the coding sequence ATGAGATACGTAGACGAATTTCGGGATTTTACGTTAGCTCGCACCATAGTAGAGAACATCAACAGGATTGCCGCAAGGCCTCTAACGCTTATGGAAGTCTGCGGCACCCATACAATGGCAATCGCTAGGTTTGGAATTAGAAATCTCTTGCCTCCGAATATTAGATTGATTTCCGGTCCTGGATGCCCCGTGTGCGTTACTCCCCAGGCAATAATCGACTGCTTCATCGAGCTAGGTCGTGCCCCCAATGTTATCTTGGCAACCTTTGGGGATATGATTAAAGTTCCAGGTAGTCGAACAACGCTCGAAGCTGAGCGCGCACGTGGAATTGATGTTCGAGTAGTATATTCTCCGCTCGATTCTGTCATAATTGCCCGCGAGAATCCCGAAAAGCAAGTGGTATTTTTTGGTGTTGGCTTTGAGACGACAATCCCTGCAGTAGCACTTGCTGTTCTGGAAGCTAGGGAACTTAGGCTGAACAACTTTAGCATTCTATCAGCGCATAAGCTGATACCACCAGCAATGATGGCTCTCGCATGCGACCCAGAAGTTGCCATCGATGGATTCATTTGTCCGGGCCATGTGAGTGCAATCATCGGAAGTGCAGCCTACGAACCCATCACCAGCAAATATGGCATTCCATGCGTAATCTCTGGCTTCGAACCGCTCGATATCCTTCAGTCAATTTTCATATTGACCAGGCAAATAATTGAGGGACAAGCTAAGGTGGAGGTTCAATACTCAAGAGTAGTAACACGAGAGGGCAACCCAGCGGCGATTAAGTGTCTTAGACAAGTTTTCGAGCCGGACGATTCTGAATGGCGAGGATTAGGGATTATTACAGGAAGCGGCCTTCGACTCCGACATGAGTTTGCAGAGTTCGATGCATCAAGGTTTGTCAATAATCAAATCCTGCGACCTATAGAAAACAAAGCCTGCGAGTGCGGCTCAATACTTAAAGGATTGAAAACCCCTTCCAAATGCCAAGCATTCGGCAACAAATGTACACCAGAGCACCCTTTAGGCCCTTGCATGGTCTCAACTGAGGGCGCATGCTCAGCAGAATATAGGTACGCAACAAGATGA
- a CDS encoding HypC/HybG/HupF family hydrogenase formation chaperone: MCLAVPMRITEISGNIAVVEQEGVSRRVRIDFIPNLQVGDYVLIHAGIAIERLKAEEAEETLKVIRTLNK; this comes from the coding sequence ATGTGCTTAGCAGTGCCAATGAGAATTACTGAGATAAGCGGAAATATAGCAGTGGTCGAGCAGGAAGGAGTATCTCGCAGAGTAAGAATTGACTTTATACCTAATCTTCAAGTAGGCGACTACGTCCTAATACACGCTGGAATTGCGATAGAGCGACTAAAAGCAGAAGAAGCCGAAGAAACACTCAAGGTAATTAGGACGTTGAACAAATGA
- the hypE gene encoding hydrogenase expression/formation protein HypE, giving the protein MNDNVILLAHGAGGKKSAELIHSLFLQYFDNPVLNNLGDSAILNARPGQLAFTTDSFVVDPLFFPGGDIGKLAVCGTVNDLAAVGARPIALSTAFILEEGLKLETLEQVVASMGTVTGELGISIVAGDTKVVPHGSADKMFITTSGIGYLSENQKPPAPNRAKPGDIVLVSGTIGEHGMAVMLAREGIEFSTNIESDCAPLWGLVSSMLETASDIHCLRDPTRGGLAAALNELAVQSGVCIEIEESAIPVNEDVRVACELLGIDPLHVANEGKIIAIVPKDDAEAVLETMKAHPLGKHAEIIGCVKSSPAGRVHLRTPMGTLRILDIPSGDILPRIC; this is encoded by the coding sequence ATGAACGACAACGTAATTCTTTTAGCCCACGGGGCAGGTGGCAAAAAAAGCGCAGAACTTATTCACAGTTTGTTTCTCCAATACTTTGATAACCCGGTGCTCAATAACCTAGGCGACTCGGCAATCTTAAATGCAAGGCCAGGCCAACTTGCGTTTACAACCGATTCTTTTGTAGTTGACCCACTTTTCTTTCCTGGCGGTGACATTGGGAAGCTAGCCGTTTGCGGTACCGTAAATGACCTTGCGGCAGTAGGAGCGCGCCCCATAGCATTGAGCACCGCCTTCATTCTTGAGGAAGGTCTGAAGTTGGAAACTCTGGAGCAAGTTGTGGCCTCGATGGGAACAGTGACAGGCGAACTCGGCATCTCAATAGTTGCAGGCGACACAAAAGTTGTGCCTCATGGCTCGGCAGACAAGATGTTTATAACCACGTCGGGCATCGGTTACCTGTCAGAAAACCAAAAACCTCCAGCGCCCAACCGCGCAAAACCAGGCGACATAGTTCTAGTCAGTGGAACAATCGGCGAGCATGGCATGGCTGTAATGCTGGCAAGAGAGGGAATCGAGTTTTCTACAAACATCGAAAGCGATTGTGCGCCACTCTGGGGCTTGGTGTCTTCCATGCTGGAAACAGCGTCTGACATCCACTGCCTTCGCGACCCAACACGCGGCGGACTGGCGGCAGCCCTAAATGAACTTGCTGTTCAGTCGGGTGTTTGTATCGAAATCGAGGAATCGGCAATTCCGGTAAACGAGGACGTTCGCGTGGCTTGTGAGCTACTCGGGATTGATCCCCTACATGTTGCGAATGAAGGTAAAATCATTGCTATTGTCCCTAAAGATGATGCAGAGGCAGTATTAGAAACGATGAAAGCCCACCCTCTTGGCAAGCATGCTGAAATCATTGGCTGCGTTAAATCTTCCCCCGCCGGGCGTGTCCACCTTCGAACCCCGATGGGAACGCTACGCATCCTCGACATCCCTTCGGGAGACATCTTGCCAAGAATTTGTTGA